The Meriones unguiculatus strain TT.TT164.6M chromosome 1, Bangor_MerUng_6.1, whole genome shotgun sequence genome has a segment encoding these proteins:
- the LOC132652221 gene encoding basic proline-rich protein-like — protein sequence MIIWDCQTTVKAKALGAGTSHRPRAHLRGEQGSGLNRILQAHVLAVGSRGMPWRAAAPRGPAPRPLLLGPGPAPPAPRAVPSPGTDYLAARPASGPLLRHRRAAAAAAPPQPPPERRSAPEQRAGKGGGVEAGPGRRAPGGRKRRHLVAGASSSRCLETEHLKPSPRPPAPRPGDRYRQAPRALAGRAELPTNVLCPAPLGPASTGPVTPPPTGPAPWRPKGSAPQVGVPWSRPPQATPQTLGSALTGLTLLAPQFQGPAPKGPRSPAAPPIGHAPAPFSPPRPAPGAPGDLWPRPSRPPSELQAQYQSSCGRGGLRAPRAEGLVQGGCLAPLQRLPPSVRLRSAAGEGNDPDRSPIESGRDVCHTAADPNTSKGRQIQSVLSMAEEECIPRPFPFPRFLHEMGVDSAVLHGSSLQPRSSGGSGGGGFSRS from the exons ATGATCATTTGGGACTGTCAGACAACTGTGAAAGCCAAGGCCTTAGG CGCGGGAACCTCCCACCGGCCCCGCGCGCACCTTCGCGGTGAGCAGGGCTCGGGGCTGAACAGGATTTTACAAGCCCACGTCCTCGCGGTGGGGAGCCGGGGGATGCCCTGGAGAGCGGCCGCCCCCCGCGGCCCCGCGCCCCGGCCGCTCCTGCTCGGCCCCGGCCCCGCTCCGCCCGCTCCGCGCGCCGTCCCCAGCCCAGGCACG GATTACCTCGCCGCGCGGCCGGCCTCGGGCCCCCTCCTCCGCCACCGCCGGGCAGCCGCGGCCGCCGCTCCGCCGCAGCCGCCTCCGGAGCGCCGCTCGGCCCCCGAGCAGAGGGCCGGGAAGGGAGGGGGCGTGGAGGCGGGACCCGGACGCCGAGCCCCCGGCGGCAGGAAGCGGCGACACCTGGTCGCCGGCGCGTCTAGCTCTCGCTGCCTCGAGACCGAGCATTTAAAGCCCTCTCCTCGCCCTCCCGCCCCGCGCCCGGGCGACCGTTACCGGCAGGCGCCTCGCGCTCTGGCGGGACGAGCCGAACTACCCACGAACGTCCTCTGCCCCGCCCCCCTGGGCCCCGCCTCCACGGGGCCCGTGACTCCGCCCCCTACAGGCCCGGCCCCTTGGCGCCCCAAAGGCTCCGCCCCACAGGTCGGAGTGCCCTGGTCCCGCCCACCACAGGCCACGCCCCAAACCCTTGGTTCCGCCCTCACAGGCTTGACCCTCCTGGCACCCCAGTTTCAAGGCCCCGCTCCAAAAGGCCCAAGATCCCCGGCCGCGCCTCCCATAGGCCACGCCCCAGCGCCCTTCTCTCCGCCCC GCCCCGCCCCTGGCGCCCCTGGCGATCTCTGGCCCCGCCCCTCGAGGCCCCCCTCTGAGCTCCAAGCTCAGTATCAGTCCAGCTGCGGCCGTGGGGGCCTACGTGCTCCGCGGGCGGAGGGCCTAGTGCAGGGCGGCTGCCTGGCGCCTCTGCAGCGTCTTCCTCCCTCCGTGCGGCTCCGATCTGCTGCCGGAGAGGGAAACGACCCCGACAGAAGCCCGATTGAAAGTGGGCGG GACGTGTGCCACACAGCTGCAGACCCCAACACCTCCAAAGGACGGCAAATTCAGAGCGTTTTAAGCATGGCTGAAGAGGAGTGCATTCCACGACCATTCCCTTTCCCACGCTTCCTGCACGAGATGG GTGTGGATTCTGCAGTGCTGCACGGGAGCTCACTGCAGCCGCGGagcagcggcggcagcggcggcggcggcttcTCCCGAAGCTGA